One genomic window of Halovivax cerinus includes the following:
- a CDS encoding HIT family protein yields MDELFAPWRIEWVTRDDRNEDVDGCVFCTLPKESADRDNYVLARSSRSFVLMNNYPYNPGHVMVIPRAHTGEYAALDDETLLDHARLKQRTFEALDDALDVNGFNAGLNLGDAAGGSIGDHVHTHVVPRWNGDTNFMPVIGDTKVIVQAIEETYDALHDAFADFDDATIPEDGRAVEFDW; encoded by the coding sequence ATGGACGAACTCTTCGCCCCGTGGCGGATCGAGTGGGTCACGCGCGACGACCGAAACGAAGACGTCGATGGCTGTGTCTTCTGTACCCTCCCGAAAGAATCGGCTGATCGCGACAATTACGTCCTCGCCCGGAGTTCCCGAAGTTTCGTCCTCATGAACAACTATCCGTACAACCCCGGGCACGTGATGGTCATCCCGCGGGCGCACACCGGCGAGTACGCCGCCCTCGACGACGAGACGCTCCTCGACCACGCCCGATTGAAGCAACGAACGTTCGAGGCGCTCGACGACGCGCTCGACGTGAACGGGTTCAACGCCGGCCTGAACCTGGGCGACGCGGCGGGCGGCTCCATCGGCGACCACGTCCACACCCACGTCGTCCCGCGCTGGAACGGCGACACGAACTTCATGCCCGTCATCGGAGACACCAAGGTCATCGTGCAGGCGATCGAAGAGACCTACGACGCACTCCACGACGCCTTCGCGGACTTCGACGACGCGACGATTCCCGAGGATGGCCGTGCGGTCGAGTTCGACTGGTAG